Proteins encoded by one window of Chondromyces crocatus:
- a CDS encoding NAD(P)-dependent oxidoreductase: MTIAFLGTGLIGAGLVEAALGRGEQVTVWNRSLDKAKALEAKGARVAESPAAAVRGATRVHLALSDDAAVNGVVELMRASLEPEALVIDHTTTQPEATAARAADCAQRGVALLHAPVFMSPAMCREAKGMMLCAGPEALFQKAEAWLGQMTGKVWYLGERSDLAAAYKLFGNAIIVTLSAGLSDVLSIAAAMKISPEDALGLFDRFNPGETIPLRGARMARGEFSQTSFALAMARKDVRLMLETAGDLPLAVLPGIAARMDQLIAAGRGEDDMGVMAVDALARARSEG, encoded by the coding sequence ATGACGATCGCATTCCTGGGGACTGGCCTGATCGGAGCGGGCCTCGTCGAAGCAGCACTCGGCCGCGGCGAGCAGGTGACGGTGTGGAACCGGAGCCTCGACAAGGCGAAGGCGCTGGAAGCCAAGGGGGCGCGGGTCGCCGAGTCGCCCGCTGCGGCGGTGCGCGGGGCGACGCGGGTGCATCTGGCGCTCAGCGACGACGCCGCGGTGAACGGGGTGGTGGAGCTGATGCGGGCGAGTCTGGAGCCCGAGGCGCTGGTGATCGATCACACCACGACCCAGCCCGAGGCGACGGCGGCCCGCGCCGCGGACTGTGCGCAGCGCGGGGTCGCGCTGCTCCACGCGCCGGTGTTCATGTCGCCCGCGATGTGCCGGGAGGCCAAGGGGATGATGCTCTGCGCCGGCCCCGAGGCGCTGTTCCAGAAGGCCGAGGCGTGGCTGGGGCAGATGACGGGGAAGGTCTGGTATCTGGGGGAGCGATCCGACCTGGCCGCGGCGTACAAGCTGTTCGGCAACGCGATCATCGTCACGCTGTCGGCGGGGCTGTCCGATGTGCTCTCGATCGCGGCGGCCATGAAGATCTCGCCCGAGGACGCCCTCGGGCTGTTCGACAGGTTCAACCCGGGCGAGACCATCCCGCTGCGGGGGGCGCGGATGGCGCGGGGGGAGTTCTCCCAGACGTCGTTCGCGCTGGCCATGGCGCGCAAGGACGTGCGGCTGATGCTGGAGACGGCAGGGGATCTGCCGCTCGCGGTGCTGCCCGGGATCGCGGCGAGGATGGATCAGCTCATCGCGGCAGGCCGGGGAGAAGACGACATGGGGGTCATGGCGGTCGACGCCCTCGCACGTGCTCGCAGCGAGGGCTGA
- the queE gene encoding 7-carboxy-7-deazaguanine synthase has product MAYFVKEIFYTLQGEGLRAGRPAVFCRFTGCNLWTGREEDRSRAICRFCDTQFVGTDGPGGGQFATAGALARAVAAAWPQGVSGGKPYVVCTGGEPLLQLDEPVISALHDEGFEVAVETNGTRPAPRGIDWICVSPKAGTELSLRSGHELKLVFPQEGAEPERYEHLAFEHFLLQPMDGPRRERHTELAVRYCLEHPRWRLSLQTHKILQIP; this is encoded by the coding sequence ATGGCGTACTTCGTCAAGGAGATCTTCTACACGCTGCAAGGCGAGGGGCTGCGCGCCGGTCGTCCCGCCGTCTTCTGCCGCTTCACGGGCTGCAATCTGTGGACGGGGCGTGAGGAGGATCGCTCGCGGGCGATCTGCCGCTTCTGCGATACGCAGTTCGTGGGCACGGATGGGCCGGGCGGCGGGCAGTTCGCCACGGCCGGGGCGCTGGCTCGCGCGGTCGCGGCGGCATGGCCGCAGGGGGTTTCGGGGGGAAAGCCGTACGTGGTCTGCACGGGCGGAGAACCGCTGCTGCAGCTCGACGAGCCAGTGATCTCGGCGCTGCACGACGAGGGTTTCGAGGTCGCGGTGGAGACGAACGGGACGCGGCCGGCGCCACGCGGCATCGACTGGATCTGCGTGAGCCCGAAGGCGGGAACGGAGCTTTCGCTGCGGTCGGGGCACGAGCTGAAGCTGGTGTTCCCTCAGGAGGGCGCCGAGCCGGAGCGGTACGAGCACCTCGCGTTCGAGCATTTTCTGCTGCAGCCCATGGATGGGCCCCGGCGCGAGCGCCACACCGAGCTGGCCGTGCGGTATTGCCTGGAGCACCCGCGCTGGCGGCTGAGCCTGCAGACCCACAAGATCCTCCAGATCCCCTGA
- a CDS encoding hybrid sensor histidine kinase/response regulator, producing MSSMRRLRLSLALLVVGAVTLIFLGSVAYLATVERGSVLTDLVFAGLLIALALIGVVLWLKARDQAWALREANEALRREVVERAHAESVLRANEARLRTLVRHFPGGAVFLFDHDLRFLVADGQAIEVVSRAEQQLEGRTLREALTPEKYEEVAPIFLAALKEEPQEAIPVEYAGRFFMSQPIAVRGESGAVVAGLVIALDVTDVRQAEEERRRMEVKITEAQRLESLGVFAGGIAHDFNNMLAAVLGHAEVLSLDLRARPAARESVDAVISVTKRASELVKHMLAYAGKGRVVPRPVSLDEVIGGLDEMLGAVVGKHARVIYRLGEGLPAVIADPAQLRQILLNLLGNASDAISQEAGGTITLSTSVERLSRSELDELAPGADREPGSYVRVTVTDTGAGMAPELIGRIFDPFFSTKSKVSGRGLGLAAVQGLVRSHRGVLTVASTPGEGTTFRVWLPASAETPEPLGPARTVELPARRGTVLVIDDEEVMRVTLEQTLGRLGYVVRVAEDGTEGMVMMRAGIPNLTLVLVDLTMPEVSGDKVVRASRKLRPDVPVILMSGYLEEDVIERYGDLGQAGFLHKPFSVEELRAAIHDALVGQEPPTGHGPLTGGRVTLTGAEAR from the coding sequence ATGTCCTCGATGCGCCGGCTCCGACTCTCCCTGGCTCTTCTCGTCGTCGGAGCGGTGACGCTGATCTTTCTGGGCTCCGTGGCGTACCTGGCCACGGTGGAGCGCGGCTCCGTGCTCACCGACCTGGTGTTCGCCGGGCTGCTGATCGCGCTGGCGCTGATTGGTGTGGTGCTCTGGTTGAAGGCGCGGGATCAGGCGTGGGCCCTCCGGGAGGCCAATGAGGCGCTCCGGCGCGAGGTGGTCGAGCGCGCGCACGCAGAGAGCGTGCTCCGGGCGAACGAGGCACGGCTCCGGACGCTGGTGCGGCATTTCCCGGGGGGCGCCGTGTTCCTCTTCGACCACGATCTTCGCTTCCTCGTCGCGGATGGACAGGCGATCGAGGTCGTGAGCCGCGCCGAGCAGCAGCTCGAGGGGCGGACGCTGCGCGAGGCCCTGACGCCGGAGAAGTACGAGGAGGTCGCGCCCATCTTCCTGGCCGCGCTGAAGGAAGAGCCCCAGGAGGCCATCCCGGTGGAGTACGCCGGACGGTTCTTCATGAGCCAGCCCATCGCGGTGCGGGGGGAGAGCGGCGCGGTGGTCGCGGGGCTGGTGATCGCGCTGGACGTGACCGACGTGCGGCAGGCCGAGGAGGAGCGTCGGCGGATGGAGGTGAAGATCACCGAGGCGCAGCGGCTGGAGAGCCTCGGGGTCTTCGCTGGGGGGATCGCCCACGACTTCAACAACATGCTCGCCGCGGTGCTGGGACACGCGGAGGTGCTGAGCCTGGATCTGCGCGCGCGACCCGCAGCGCGGGAGAGCGTCGATGCGGTGATCTCGGTGACCAAGCGGGCCTCGGAGCTGGTGAAGCACATGCTGGCCTACGCTGGCAAAGGGCGGGTCGTGCCGCGGCCGGTCTCGCTCGACGAGGTGATCGGGGGGCTCGACGAGATGCTCGGGGCCGTCGTCGGCAAGCACGCGCGGGTGATCTACCGGCTCGGTGAGGGACTGCCCGCGGTGATCGCCGATCCCGCGCAGCTGCGGCAGATCCTGCTCAATTTGCTGGGGAACGCCTCCGACGCGATCTCGCAGGAGGCGGGGGGCACGATCACGCTGTCGACCTCGGTGGAGCGGCTGTCGCGCTCGGAGCTGGACGAGCTGGCCCCCGGCGCCGACCGGGAGCCAGGGTCATACGTGCGCGTGACCGTGACCGATACCGGTGCGGGGATGGCGCCGGAGCTGATCGGGAGGATCTTCGACCCGTTCTTCTCGACGAAGAGCAAGGTCAGCGGTCGCGGGCTGGGGCTGGCGGCCGTGCAGGGGCTCGTGCGCTCCCACCGGGGGGTGCTCACCGTGGCCAGCACGCCGGGCGAGGGGACGACGTTCCGGGTGTGGTTGCCCGCGAGTGCCGAGACGCCCGAGCCGCTGGGGCCGGCTCGCACCGTGGAGCTGCCAGCGCGGCGCGGGACGGTGCTGGTGATCGACGACGAGGAGGTCATGCGGGTGACCCTGGAGCAGACGCTCGGGCGCCTGGGGTACGTGGTGCGCGTCGCCGAGGATGGGACCGAGGGGATGGTGATGATGCGCGCGGGGATCCCGAACCTGACGCTCGTGCTGGTCGATCTGACGATGCCAGAGGTGTCGGGCGACAAGGTGGTGCGCGCTTCCCGGAAGCTCCGGCCGGACGTGCCGGTGATCCTGATGAGCGGTTACCTCGAGGAGGACGTGATCGAGCGGTACGGTGACCTGGGGCAGGCGGGCTTCCTCCACAAACCCTTCTCCGTGGAAGAGCTGCGCGCGGCGATCCACGACGCCCTCGTGGGCCAGGAGCCCCCCACGGGTCACGGGCCGTTGACAGGGGGTCGGGTGACGCTTACGGGTGCGGAAGCGCGGTGA
- a CDS encoding hybrid sensor histidine kinase/response regulator: MERELDFGALVGGLVALALAILALWLRARERARAAELAEANAALKREVEERQHAEEVLRASEARLRTLVSNFSNGAIFLVDRDLRYLVADGRALHPAGLSRQGLEGKALIDTVPPEEYERLEPLYRATLAGTAPEKIEIRYGDRLYVDYPVPVRGDGDEIIAAMMISLDVTEVRRVEEERRRIQEKLEEAQRLESLGVLAGGIAHDFNNMLTAILGHAELLRQDLPAHATEQENVDAIVTVTKRASDLVKQMLAYAGKGRISLRPLDFNALIRDLGELLRASVAKHARVQYELADTLPAVVADAAQLRQIVMNLIVNASEAIEAHTSGEDGHDAKEGDDAREGEASRTARGGTILVSTALESLESSTLERLAPGTERAPGPYVKFTVSDSGTGMDAETVTKIFQPFFSTKFVGRGLGLAAVHGIVQSHQGLLLVESEPKQGTTFRVWLPASELRPDEELPPPSAAIAARQRTVLVIDDEEVVRVTLQRTLERIGFVVRMAEGGEEGLAMLQEDRQDTALAMVDLTMPDMPGDHVVRELLKVKPDVPVILMSGYCEEDVTARYGELGHTAFLHKPFSLDELRTVVRTALEP, from the coding sequence ATGGAGCGGGAGCTGGACTTCGGAGCGCTCGTGGGCGGGCTGGTGGCGCTCGCGCTGGCGATCCTGGCGCTCTGGCTCAGGGCGCGGGAGCGGGCGCGCGCGGCGGAACTGGCCGAGGCGAACGCGGCGCTGAAGCGCGAGGTGGAGGAGCGGCAGCACGCCGAGGAGGTGCTGCGCGCGAGCGAGGCGCGGCTCCGGACGCTGGTGAGCAACTTCTCGAACGGGGCGATCTTTCTCGTCGACCGCGATCTTCGCTACCTGGTGGCCGACGGTCGCGCGCTCCATCCAGCAGGGCTGTCCAGGCAAGGGCTGGAAGGCAAGGCGCTGATCGATACGGTGCCGCCCGAGGAGTACGAGCGCCTCGAGCCACTCTACCGGGCGACCCTGGCGGGGACGGCGCCAGAGAAGATCGAGATCCGGTACGGTGACCGGCTGTACGTCGACTATCCGGTGCCGGTGCGCGGGGACGGAGACGAGATCATCGCGGCGATGATGATCTCGCTCGACGTCACCGAGGTGCGGCGGGTCGAGGAGGAGCGGCGTCGGATCCAGGAGAAGCTCGAGGAGGCGCAGCGGCTGGAGAGCCTGGGGGTGCTGGCTGGGGGCATCGCGCACGACTTCAACAACATGCTGACGGCCATCCTGGGGCACGCGGAGCTGCTGCGGCAGGACCTGCCAGCCCACGCGACCGAGCAGGAGAACGTGGATGCCATCGTCACGGTGACGAAGCGGGCGTCGGATCTGGTCAAGCAGATGCTGGCTTATGCAGGGAAAGGGCGGATCTCGCTGCGACCGCTCGATTTCAACGCGCTGATCCGCGATCTCGGCGAGCTGCTGCGCGCCTCCGTGGCCAAGCACGCGCGCGTCCAGTACGAGCTGGCCGATACGCTGCCGGCGGTGGTCGCCGATGCCGCTCAGTTAAGGCAGATCGTGATGAACCTGATCGTGAACGCCTCCGAGGCGATCGAGGCGCACACGAGCGGGGAGGATGGGCACGACGCCAAGGAGGGCGATGACGCCAGAGAGGGGGAAGCCAGCAGGACAGCGAGAGGGGGCACGATCCTGGTATCCACCGCACTGGAGTCGCTGGAGTCGTCGACCCTCGAACGCCTGGCGCCAGGGACCGAACGCGCGCCGGGTCCTTACGTGAAGTTCACGGTGAGCGACAGCGGGACGGGGATGGACGCAGAGACCGTCACCAAGATCTTCCAGCCGTTCTTCAGCACCAAGTTCGTCGGTCGAGGGCTGGGGCTCGCCGCGGTCCACGGCATCGTGCAGTCGCACCAGGGGCTGCTGCTGGTCGAGAGCGAGCCGAAACAGGGGACGACCTTCCGGGTCTGGTTGCCCGCGAGCGAGCTGAGGCCCGACGAGGAGCTACCCCCGCCCTCCGCGGCGATCGCCGCCAGGCAGCGGACGGTGCTGGTGATCGACGACGAGGAGGTGGTGCGGGTGACGCTTCAGCGGACGCTGGAGCGCATCGGCTTCGTGGTGCGCATGGCCGAGGGCGGGGAGGAGGGGCTGGCGATGCTGCAGGAGGATCGGCAGGACACCGCCCTGGCCATGGTCGATCTGACCATGCCGGACATGCCAGGGGATCATGTGGTACGCGAGCTGCTGAAGGTGAAGCCGGATGTTCCCGTCATCCTGATGAGCGGCTACTGCGAGGAAGACGTGACGGCGAGGTACGGGGAGCTGGGTCACACGGCGTTTCTTCACAAACCGTTCTCGCTCGACGAGCTTCGCACCGTGGTCCGCACGGCCCTGGAACCGTGA
- a CDS encoding STAS/SEC14 domain-containing protein, protein MSSSVIELPRSSPPVSPVVGEVVQSSEQVTQRIAVGRHTLWREPSDVVRAVVVGDVSAEEMQQILEMYQSAAADHGYVLVMADASLLGTVSASARKVITQRTGLPMRGTVLFGATFQARVVARLVVAVFGLFSGGYPLAFFPTEEEARRWIDERRAELR, encoded by the coding sequence ATGAGTTCGTCAGTTATCGAGCTTCCTCGATCTTCGCCTCCAGTGTCCCCGGTGGTCGGAGAAGTCGTGCAATCGAGCGAGCAGGTCACACAGCGCATTGCCGTCGGACGACACACCCTATGGCGCGAGCCCTCGGACGTCGTCCGAGCGGTCGTCGTCGGTGACGTCTCCGCCGAGGAAATGCAGCAGATCCTGGAGATGTACCAGAGCGCCGCCGCCGACCACGGCTATGTGCTGGTCATGGCCGACGCCTCGCTGCTCGGCACCGTCTCGGCGAGCGCGCGCAAGGTCATCACCCAGCGCACCGGCCTCCCCATGCGCGGCACGGTCCTTTTTGGTGCAACATTCCAGGCCCGCGTCGTCGCCCGGCTGGTCGTGGCGGTGTTCGGCCTCTTCTCGGGAGGCTACCCGCTCGCCTTCTTCCCTACCGAGGAAGAAGCCCGGCGCTGGATCGACGAGCGCCGCGCCGAGCTTCGCTGA
- a CDS encoding sigma-70 family RNA polymerase sigma factor, protein MKIPRPAGPSRRATRPGQVHDVDPEAPIAPVEGLCPQPIRSSGTTPGGDGALAPAADEGSGATLAFTQEVRSFVVAYLSHLGVMARDVEDVAHNVLMVAWRRRADFDPDKGSAHAWLAGIAHSIARNYHRHLVPRRNREHARPLDDATILAMESHGPHPEEHAIATSRAAFLGACLEAIPPVQRRIIEARDLQGQTYGQIAAELHMPDGTVRDNHRRAWARLRQACARWQALQRRRGLSSTPLVLAPFLMLRDAWAARRSWLSKVVSLAAVGAAGLGWSPTDLTQRAPGAPWPADALTMHPASQPTEALGASLVERPVTPSEPDPPTVAPTPPSLPPPSLPPPSLPSSPSAPPRSPETWPHRQEPLETAAARPREARSSPPELPSLSTERKLMQEARAALLAGNRAVARRLLERHARRFPEGHHAGERRTLLRTLSEPSAS, encoded by the coding sequence GTGAAGATCCCTCGTCCCGCTGGCCCGAGCCGTCGAGCGACCCGACCTGGACAGGTCCACGACGTGGACCCCGAAGCCCCCATCGCCCCCGTCGAAGGCCTCTGCCCACAGCCCATCCGGTCCTCCGGGACCACGCCCGGCGGAGACGGCGCCCTGGCGCCAGCGGCCGACGAGGGCAGCGGAGCGACGCTCGCGTTCACGCAGGAAGTGCGCTCGTTCGTGGTCGCCTACCTGTCCCACCTCGGTGTCATGGCCAGGGACGTCGAGGATGTCGCCCACAACGTGCTGATGGTGGCGTGGCGTAGGCGTGCCGATTTCGATCCCGACAAAGGCAGCGCCCACGCATGGCTCGCCGGCATTGCCCACAGCATTGCACGCAACTATCACCGCCACCTCGTCCCTCGCCGGAACCGAGAGCACGCGAGACCGCTCGACGATGCCACCATCCTGGCCATGGAGAGTCACGGCCCCCACCCGGAAGAGCACGCCATTGCGACGAGCCGGGCCGCGTTTCTCGGCGCGTGCCTGGAGGCCATCCCGCCCGTGCAGCGGCGCATCATCGAGGCCCGTGATCTCCAGGGCCAGACCTACGGCCAGATCGCCGCCGAGCTGCACATGCCGGACGGCACCGTGCGCGACAACCACCGACGCGCCTGGGCGAGGCTGCGTCAGGCCTGCGCGCGGTGGCAGGCCCTGCAGCGGCGTCGTGGCCTGTCCTCGACCCCCCTGGTCCTCGCGCCGTTCCTGATGCTCCGTGACGCCTGGGCGGCCCGTCGCTCGTGGCTATCGAAGGTCGTATCCCTCGCCGCCGTGGGCGCGGCGGGGCTCGGGTGGTCCCCCACCGATCTCACCCAGCGTGCTCCTGGAGCCCCATGGCCGGCTGACGCCCTCACGATGCACCCCGCCTCCCAGCCCACCGAAGCGCTCGGCGCCTCCCTGGTCGAGCGCCCCGTGACCCCCTCCGAGCCCGACCCCCCCACCGTTGCTCCCACGCCACCCTCGCTCCCGCCACCCTCGCTTCCGCCACCCTCGCTCCCCTCCAGCCCCTCCGCGCCGCCGCGCTCGCCCGAGACCTGGCCTCACCGCCAGGAGCCCCTCGAGACCGCCGCAGCACGCCCCCGGGAGGCCCGCTCCTCACCCCCTGAGCTTCCCTCCCTCTCGACCGAGCGAAAGCTGATGCAGGAAGCACGCGCCGCGCTCCTCGCGGGGAACCGGGCCGTCGCGCGACGCCTCCTCGAACGACATGCCCGTCGCTTCCCCGAGGGCCATCACGCCGGGGAGCGCCGCACGCTCCTGCGGACCCTGAGCGAGCCGAGCGCTTCCTGA
- a CDS encoding PEGA domain-containing protein yields MLVGGCTGFALASAAAAEPPQQVATPASGAPASGPPARRSASVEVLLQRGAKARDAGRWAEAVEAFGAAWKQVPSPERRSEIAGELGVCEVVLGRYRDAAEHLHVALEGSGELTPVERRRFELAQVRAEREVATVAISSSPITAEVFVDGRSLGAPRPTYLVFLDPGRHALRASLPGHRDALATVTARAGATLDLGLALRPLPPEATATPSLPRVGATCPPEQEATGATAAVARIVGYSAAGVSLALGAGLAFGAASLQGTLVERSSALGLHGCSGREPSEACKALSQLAEARDRLAGGAMIGFVAAGTLGAAALASTWWTPWGGRASRQAVQVLPAVSPTQAGAAAMGRW; encoded by the coding sequence ATGCTCGTGGGGGGATGCACGGGATTCGCCCTCGCCAGCGCGGCTGCGGCAGAGCCGCCGCAGCAAGTCGCCACCCCGGCCTCCGGGGCGCCCGCGTCGGGCCCTCCAGCGAGGCGGTCCGCGTCGGTGGAGGTGCTTCTCCAGCGGGGCGCGAAGGCGCGGGACGCCGGACGCTGGGCGGAAGCGGTCGAGGCCTTCGGGGCGGCGTGGAAGCAGGTGCCCTCACCCGAACGTCGGAGCGAGATCGCTGGGGAGCTGGGCGTCTGCGAGGTGGTGCTGGGGCGATACCGAGACGCCGCGGAGCACCTGCATGTGGCCCTCGAAGGATCCGGAGAGCTCACGCCGGTGGAGCGGCGGCGCTTCGAGCTGGCGCAGGTGCGCGCCGAGCGCGAGGTGGCGACCGTGGCGATCAGCAGCAGCCCGATCACGGCGGAGGTGTTCGTGGATGGTCGGTCGCTCGGTGCGCCTCGGCCGACGTACCTCGTCTTTCTCGATCCGGGTCGCCATGCACTGCGCGCAAGCTTGCCAGGTCATCGCGATGCCCTCGCCACGGTCACCGCGCGCGCTGGCGCGACGCTGGATCTCGGCCTCGCGCTGCGCCCGCTGCCGCCCGAAGCGACCGCCACGCCCTCTCTCCCCAGGGTCGGCGCGACATGCCCGCCCGAGCAGGAGGCGACCGGGGCGACGGCGGCGGTGGCACGAATCGTTGGCTATTCGGCGGCGGGCGTGAGCCTGGCGCTCGGTGCTGGCCTGGCCTTCGGGGCGGCGTCGCTCCAGGGGACGCTGGTGGAGCGCTCCAGCGCCCTGGGGCTGCATGGTTGCTCCGGGCGCGAGCCGAGCGAGGCGTGCAAAGCGCTGAGCCAGCTCGCGGAGGCGCGCGATCGGCTGGCAGGTGGGGCGATGATCGGTTTCGTCGCTGCGGGGACGCTCGGCGCCGCCGCCCTCGCGTCGACCTGGTGGACGCCATGGGGCGGTCGGGCATCGCGGCAGGCCGTCCAGGTTCTGCCCGCGGTGTCGCCCACGCAGGCGGGGGCAGCCGCGATGGGTCGGTGGTGA
- a CDS encoding sigma-70 family RNA polymerase sigma factor, translating into MASRAPMRRVQGARSGTWEQERRMAYTAIFDPRTRCAVKAWLARLGVPSTDRDDARQDVLLAAHQSFQSYDPRRARPERWLNKITVRVASKYHEVRRNRRTKLTTALQVALEDERPTAEEQLVREQTRKELLSLLHQHVDTDLRVVLTAHDLDDTPMIEIAAWLGIPTSTVYKRHARARRQLREAWSREQHRHEDRQSTPTRRTKAHRSRPQRRDA; encoded by the coding sequence ATGGCCTCTCGAGCCCCGATGCGACGAGTCCAAGGCGCACGCTCCGGAACCTGGGAGCAGGAAAGACGAATGGCCTACACCGCCATCTTCGACCCGAGGACACGATGCGCCGTGAAGGCATGGCTCGCTCGGCTCGGTGTCCCTTCAACGGACCGCGACGACGCACGGCAGGACGTTTTGCTCGCGGCGCACCAGAGCTTCCAGAGCTACGACCCGCGGCGCGCTCGGCCCGAGCGTTGGCTGAACAAAATCACCGTACGCGTTGCGTCGAAGTACCACGAAGTTCGCCGGAACCGGCGCACGAAGCTGACCACAGCGCTCCAGGTTGCCCTTGAGGACGAGCGACCAACCGCCGAGGAACAGCTCGTCCGGGAGCAAACACGCAAGGAGTTGCTCAGCCTCCTCCACCAGCACGTGGACACGGACCTGCGCGTGGTGCTCACGGCTCACGATCTCGACGACACGCCGATGATCGAGATCGCCGCGTGGCTCGGTATCCCGACATCGACGGTGTACAAGCGACATGCGAGGGCGCGGCGCCAGCTCCGGGAGGCATGGTCGAGGGAACAGCACCGCCACGAAGACCGTCAATCCACGCCGACGAGGAGAACGAAGGCCCACAGGTCTCGCCCCCAGCGACGAGATGCGTGA